The sequence below is a genomic window from Cellulosilyticum sp. I15G10I2.
AGTGTATAGCTTAAGAATAGAAGCTAAACAAAAACTTAAACAAATTAGACCTATATCTATTGGTCAAGCATCACGCATATCGGGTGTATCACCAGCAGATATTTCAGTACTTTTAGTTTATTTGGAGCAGAAAAGAAGAAATAATAAGAACGTGGAATCATAAGAAAGAGGCTAGAAAATGGATGAAAGAAAGTTATTATTTGATGGTGCTTATACGCTGGGAATATCTCTTAGTGAAATTCAAATAGATCAGTTTATGCTATATAAAATACTGCTCTTAGAGTGGAATCAAAAAATGAATCTAACAGCTATTACTGAAGACTTTGAAGTTATTACGAAACATTTCTTAGATTGTTTAACGATTAATAAAGCCCTAGATATGGCGCAAGTTAAAACATTAATAGATATTGGGACAGGTGCAGGTTTTCCTGGTCTTGTTATCAAAATAGCTTTTCCTCATATTAAGGTTACTTTAGTTGATTCTTTAAAAAAGAGATTAACTTTTTTAGAAGAAGTTATTATGCAGTTAAGATTAGAGGGAGTAGTTTGTGTACATCAAAGAGCTGAAGATTTAGGAAAACAAAAACAGTATAGAGAAGCATTTGATGTATGTGCATCGAGAGCTGTAGCTCATCTTGCAGTACTGAGTGAGTATACGATACCTTTTGTTAAACTTGGTGGTTACTTGATTGCACTTAAGGGACAAAGGCTGGATGAGGAACTTCAGCAAGGAAAAAAAGCTTTAGAAATATTAGGCGCAACGTTAGAAGAAATAATAGATGCAGCAGTACCAGAAACGGATCTTAATCATCGTATAGCAAAAATAAAAAAAGTAAAATCGACAGCACTAAAATATCCAAGAAAAGCTGGAGAACCTACTAAGATGCCTCTAGGTCTAAATAAGTTGTAAAATGACTTTATTTCATTGGTATATAGTATATTTTTATCTTGATTTATATAAATTTAGAGCGTAATTATAGTTTTTTTGGGAAAAATATGATATACTAAATTTTAGCAAAAATTGTTGTCTTAGAGGGGAGCAGTAACAAATGCAAAAACATTTAAAAATAGAATTAATCCCAGTAGACCGTGTTAGGCCAAATCCTTATCAACCTAGAAAGGTATTTTCTAATGCCGCCCTTCAGGAACTAGCAAATTCTATTTTAGAACATGGACTTATGCAACCTATCACTGTAAGAATGATAGGAAATTCTTATGAATTAATAGCAGGAGAGAGAAGATTAAAAGCATCTAAGCTTGCTGGCCTTGAAACAATACCTGCAGTAATAGTAGAAGTTACAACTAAAGACAGTGCTGTACTTGCCCTTATAGAAAACTTACAGCGTGAGAATCTTAATTTTTTAGAAGAAAGTCAAGCTTATTATACTGTTATGCAAGACTATGGCTACACGCAACAGGAACTTGCAAATACACTTGGGAAAAACCAATCTACGGTTGCAAATAAGTTAAGAATTTTAAAGTTAACGCCACTTATTCAAAAAATGCTTTTAGAAAATAATTTAACTGAACGGCATGCAAGAGCGCTCTTGAAACTACCAGATGAAAGTGCGCAGCTCATAGCCATTGAGAAAATAGTTAAACAAGATTTAAATGTTAAGAGGACTGAACAACTTATTGAGCAAATGCTGGTTGAACTTACAAAAGAAAACATGATTAAGCACAAATCTACTCAAAAAGTAAAATCTTACATAAAAGATATACGACTTGTTACTAATACAATTACACAAGCAGTTGATATGATCCAAAAATCAGGTATTGATGCTAAATATACAATGAAAGAACAGCCAGATGGTTATGAGATTAGAATTAAGATACCTATAAATTAATCATTAAGCAGCTAATATACTTAATTTAGTAGTATAATAGCTGTTTTTAGTTATAAAAAGGTTTAAATATAATTTATCTAGTACATAATTTAAAGATAGACATAAAATAACTAGTTTATAATTTATTAACTTGCTATAGGCTAAATATTTGATAAAATATAATAATATAGATTTCACATGCTAAAATTTTAGTTTTTCCCAATAATATGTGATGTGAAATTACTCTGAGAATCATTAATATTAAAGAGAAATAATACAGATAGAGGAGAAAATTAAATGAGAAATTTTAAGTTAGAGCTCGCGAAGCTTTTAAGTGATAAGTTAAGCAGCTTATCTCAAGAAGAAATATATGGCATGTTGGAGATTCCTTCTAATACAAATATGGGAGACTATGCATTTCCTTGTTTTAAACTTGCCAAAGAACTTAGAAAAGCACCGCCAATAATAGCTAAAGAGCTATCTGATCATATAGGAGAAGTCGCATTTATTGCTAAGCATGAAAGTGTTAATGCATATGTTAACTTTTTTATAAATAAGACTTTATTAGTAGAAGCAGTATTAAATGAAGTATTAAGTCAAGGAAAAGATTATGGACTAGCGAGTCAGAAGGATAAAGGCAACATCGTTATTGATTATTCTTCTCCTAATATAGCAAAGCCTTTCCATGTAGGCCATCTTCGTTCAACCGTTATAGGACATAGCCTATACCGTATACATGAAGCATTAGGCTATAAGTGTATTGGTGTTAATCATTTAGGAGACTGGGGTACACAGTTTGGTAAGTTAATTGTAGCCTATAAAAAGTATTCTAGTAAGGAAGAAATAGAGCAAAAAGGTATTTCAGAACTTCTTAGAATTTATGTGTTATTTCATGATGAAGCTAAAGAAAATCCAGAAATGGATCAAGAAGCAAGAGATTATTTTACAAAAATGGAAAAAGGAGATAGAGAAGCTCTTGAACTTTGGAAATGGTTTAAAGAAGTAAGTTTAAATGAATTCCAAAGAGTTTACAATATGCTGGGCGTTACTTTTGATAGTTATAATGGTGAAGCCTTTTATAATGATAAAATGGATATAGCAGTTAAAGAACTTGAAGAAAAAGGGCTTATAGAAGTAAGTGAAGGTGCAAAAATTGTACGTTTAGATGATGAAAATATGGCGCCTTGTCTTATTACAAAAAATGACGGGAGCTCCTTATATGCAACACGTGATATTGCGGCAGCAAAATATCGTAAAGATAGCTATGACTTTAAGAAGTGTATTTATGTTACTGCACTTCAACAAAATCTGCATTTTGCACAATGGTTTAAAGTTATCGAAAAATTAGGGTATGATTGGTCTAAAGATTTAGTGCATGTGCCTTTTGGAATGGTAAGCATGGAAGGTGGCAAGTTATCCACACGTGCAGGTAATGTTATCTTTTTAGAAGATATCTTAAAGGAGGCTGTGGATAAGACCAAATCTATTATTGAAGAAAAGAATCCACAACTTCCAAATAAAGAGGAAGTTGCTATGAAGGTAGGTATTGGAGCTGTTATCTTTGATGATATGTATAATAACATTATTAAAGATATTCAGTTCTCGTGGGAGCGTGTACTGAACTTTGATGGAGAAACAGGACCTTATGTACAATATACTCACGCGAGAGCATGTAGCGTACTTAAAAAGGCTGGATTGGATTTAAATAACATACCTCATTTTAAGATCGACTACAATATAATTTCAGATGATGCTACAGTAGGAATAGTTAAGGAACTTGCAGAATTTAGTGAAGTTATCCAATCAGCAGCTGCAGGTTATGAGCCCTCTTATATTGCAAGATATGCAGTTGATTTGGCACAAGCATTTAATAAATTTTATCATGATAATCCTATTTTAGTAGAAGATGAAAATGTTAAAAATTCACGTCTTGCTATTGTAGCAGCTACAAAATATACGATTAAGAATGCCTTATATTTATTAGGTATAGATGCACCATTACAGATGTAAGATTATAAGTGTATAGAGCAAAGTTTTTTAATGCTTTATGCACTTTTTTAATCCTATTTTTTACACTTGAGTATTATTAAATAAAATAGCTTATTTAGGAGATAATATAAAGTAAGATATATTTTATCATAGATCTCACATCTTCATATTTTAGTTATTCAAAGTAATATGTGATTTGAAATCATTCTGAGAAACAATAGTGTTTCTCTTTAAGTTTACATAATATATATCTTTTATAAATCTAGATAAGGGGATGTTTAATGAATAAAGAGGCTCTTTTACTATATAATCCTTGTTGTGGACAGAGAGAAGTTTTATTAAATCTTGACTATATTACATCTAGAGTTCAAGATATGGGATATAATTTAAAGGTATATAGAAGTAAATTTGCTGGATCTATTGAAAGGTATATCATAGATAAGGTTGATTATCTTAACTTAGATATGATGATCGTTTCAGGGGGAGATGGTACTGTCAACGAGTGTGTGAATGGCATGATGAAAAAAAAATTAAATATACCTTTAGCAATTCTGCCTCTTGGAACGGCTAATGATTTTGCGCATACGTTAGGAATTCCGAGTAAATTACCTTTAGCTTTAGATTTAATAGCTGATAACTATTTAAAGCATGTTGATGTGGGAAAGGCTAATGATAAATTTTTTATTAATGTTTGCAGTATGGGTGCTTTTAGTACTATTTCACAATCAACTAATGTAAATATTAAAAACCAATTTGGCAAGCTGGCATATTACGTTAAAGGATTAGATGCTATTAATCATTATGAAGCTATGAATTTAGAAGTTATGACGACTAAAGAGTCTTTTAGTAATAAGTTTTTTTTAGTACTTGTTTTTAATGGAAAAGGAGCAGGTGGATTTATGAAACTTGCCAATGAAGCGGATGTATGTGATGGTTTGTTTGACATTGTTTGTTTTAAAGATATTTATTTTTATGATATACCACCTTTATTTTTTAAAGTATTACAAGGAGAACATTTAAATAATCCTAATGTTATTTACTTTAAAACAAATAATCTATCTATAAAGAACGGTTCAATTGATAAATCATACGGAACAGATATTGATGGTGAACATGGGCCTAGTCTGCCATTAGATATTTCTGTTGTATCTAATGTACTAAGCATATATACTCCAAGACATATGAGTCACACTAGTTAATGCTGAGATATAGATAAACAACTTTTAAATTTAACTTATTATTACTATAAAGTTGTTTATCAGAATAATTTCATATTAAATATCATGGTTTAACTTTAAAATATGAAATATTTATGGTA
It includes:
- the rsmG gene encoding 16S rRNA (guanine(527)-N(7))-methyltransferase RsmG; translated protein: MDERKLLFDGAYTLGISLSEIQIDQFMLYKILLLEWNQKMNLTAITEDFEVITKHFLDCLTINKALDMAQVKTLIDIGTGAGFPGLVIKIAFPHIKVTLVDSLKKRLTFLEEVIMQLRLEGVVCVHQRAEDLGKQKQYREAFDVCASRAVAHLAVLSEYTIPFVKLGGYLIALKGQRLDEELQQGKKALEILGATLEEIIDAAVPETDLNHRIAKIKKVKSTALKYPRKAGEPTKMPLGLNKL
- the noc gene encoding nucleoid occlusion protein produces the protein MQKHLKIELIPVDRVRPNPYQPRKVFSNAALQELANSILEHGLMQPITVRMIGNSYELIAGERRLKASKLAGLETIPAVIVEVTTKDSAVLALIENLQRENLNFLEESQAYYTVMQDYGYTQQELANTLGKNQSTVANKLRILKLTPLIQKMLLENNLTERHARALLKLPDESAQLIAIEKIVKQDLNVKRTEQLIEQMLVELTKENMIKHKSTQKVKSYIKDIRLVTNTITQAVDMIQKSGIDAKYTMKEQPDGYEIRIKIPIN
- the argS gene encoding arginine--tRNA ligase, producing the protein MRNFKLELAKLLSDKLSSLSQEEIYGMLEIPSNTNMGDYAFPCFKLAKELRKAPPIIAKELSDHIGEVAFIAKHESVNAYVNFFINKTLLVEAVLNEVLSQGKDYGLASQKDKGNIVIDYSSPNIAKPFHVGHLRSTVIGHSLYRIHEALGYKCIGVNHLGDWGTQFGKLIVAYKKYSSKEEIEQKGISELLRIYVLFHDEAKENPEMDQEARDYFTKMEKGDREALELWKWFKEVSLNEFQRVYNMLGVTFDSYNGEAFYNDKMDIAVKELEEKGLIEVSEGAKIVRLDDENMAPCLITKNDGSSLYATRDIAAAKYRKDSYDFKKCIYVTALQQNLHFAQWFKVIEKLGYDWSKDLVHVPFGMVSMEGGKLSTRAGNVIFLEDILKEAVDKTKSIIEEKNPQLPNKEEVAMKVGIGAVIFDDMYNNIIKDIQFSWERVLNFDGETGPYVQYTHARACSVLKKAGLDLNNIPHFKIDYNIISDDATVGIVKELAEFSEVIQSAAAGYEPSYIARYAVDLAQAFNKFYHDNPILVEDENVKNSRLAIVAATKYTIKNALYLLGIDAPLQM
- a CDS encoding YegS/Rv2252/BmrU family lipid kinase, with amino-acid sequence MNKEALLLYNPCCGQREVLLNLDYITSRVQDMGYNLKVYRSKFAGSIERYIIDKVDYLNLDMMIVSGGDGTVNECVNGMMKKKLNIPLAILPLGTANDFAHTLGIPSKLPLALDLIADNYLKHVDVGKANDKFFINVCSMGAFSTISQSTNVNIKNQFGKLAYYVKGLDAINHYEAMNLEVMTTKESFSNKFFLVLVFNGKGAGGFMKLANEADVCDGLFDIVCFKDIYFYDIPPLFFKVLQGEHLNNPNVIYFKTNNLSIKNGSIDKSYGTDIDGEHGPSLPLDISVVSNVLSIYTPRHMSHTS